ACTCCCCGGCTCGGGCACCGCGGGCCAGCGACCAGTACTTGGTGTGCACCACCACAGTTGGGGCGATCGCGAAGCGGTTGAACTCGCCCAGGGCGGCCAGTACGTCGTCCAGGTCGAGCAAGTTCACCCGGCGCCCCAGGTAGGACTGCAGCTCGTCCTCGTTCAGGCTGTGCACGTCGATCCGGCCGCGGAAGTCGCGGCTGACCAGCTCGCGCATGGCGTTGTCGTGGAAACCGGCGTCCTCGTAGAACACCACCGCCTCGGCCGGCAGCTGGGTCATCGCCTGCTGCAGGAACGCGATCCGGTCGGCCAACAAGGTCGGATCGCGCATCACGTTGAAGCCGGACGGGAGGAAGGCCCGTGCTCCGGCCAAGGCGGCGGGTAGTTCCGGGCTGAGCACAAGGTCCCGATTGGGCGGATCATTGACGAAGATAATCCGGTTCGGGTGCTCGGCCCGCACTTCCCCATCGACGAGCGCCACCCGCGCTCCAGCCGGGAACTGGACGATCAGGTGCGGGTCGAGAGAGTCCCGAGTCGCACTGCTGAGGTAGTCGATTCCCGGCGGGAGCAGCCGGCGGACGTTGTCGTCGATGCTCACAAGGTGCACCAGGCTGGGTACACCCAGCTTGGCGATGGCCAGGGCGGCCCGCACGCAGGTGCCGCCCAGGCTGATCAGATAGTCGAAGCGCTCAGCGAAGTCGATGCCCAGTTGCGAGGACGAGATGTACTTCTCGCCGCCGCTGTCGGCGTCCAGAAACGCCAGGATGGCGCAGACCAGATCACGCTCGTCCTGGACCGGTGCGGTCACGTCGAGGTCGGCTCGGACGATCCGATACTGCCGGGCCAGTTCGGCCAGCAGCTCGGCGTCCCAAGCAATCTCGAAGTCGACGGTTCCGCCCAGTCCGAGGACGAGTTCGTGAGTCATTGCTGAACTATCTCCAACCTCAGCGGTACAGGTGAGCCTTGTTGTCGGCGCCGAAGAGACGGATCTTGTGCGCCGCCACCTCGTTCATGGCCTCGATGCAGGCCGGCTGGATCATCAGCGGCTCACGCAGCTTGGGATCGTCGCCGAGCACCTCACGCATCTTGGCGTGGTAGCCGACCTTGATGTCGGAGGAGATGTTGATCTTGTTGATGCCGGTCTTGGCAGCGATCGCGATCTCGTCGTCGGGGTTGTTCGAACCACCGTGCAGCACCAGCGGAATCGGCAGCACCGCCTTGATCTCCTTGAGCAGCTCGAGCTTGAGCTCGGGCTTCATCCCGGCCGGGTACAGGCCGTGGAAGGTGCCGATGGCGATGGCCAGGCTGTCCACACCGGTCTGCTCGACGAACCTCACGGCGTCCTCGGGCTTGGTGTAGATGACCTCGCTGGCGCCGGACTCACCGTAGGAGTCGTTGGCGCCGATGGTGCCGAGCTCGGCCTCAACCGACAGCCCGACAGCGTGAGCCGCGGCCACGACCTTCTTGGTGATCTCGACGTTCTCCTCGAACGGCTTGATCGAGGCGTCGATCATCACCGAGGTGTAGCCGTTCTGGATCGAGGTGAGCACCTGCTCGTAGGTGCCGCCGTGATCCAGGTGGACGGCCATCGGCACCGACGAACGGTAGGCGCGGGCCAGGATTGCCTTGATCAGGTCCGGGCCGATGTGGGCGTACTCATCGGGATGAATCGCCACGATCCACGGCGCCTGGAGCTCCTCGCAGAGGTCCGCGATCCCCTGGAACATCGCGTAGTCGCTGATGTTGAACGCCGGCACGGCGAAGCCGGCCTCGTTGGCGACCTTGAGAACTCCGTCACCGCTGGTAAGCATGCTATTTCTCCTTGTGTTTCTTTGTTTGGTAGGGAAGTTCAGTTCTTAACGGCACCGGCGGTCATGCCGCCGATGAAGTACCGCTGGAAGAAGAGGAAGAGCAGCATGATCGGGATCGATCCGAGGATCGACATCGACATCATCTGGTTCCACTCATAGGAGTGCTGGCCCATCAGCAGCTGGATGCCGATCGGCACCGTCCGCATCTCGGGGGTCTTGGTCAGGGTCAGCGCGAACAGGTACTCGTTCCAAGCGATCATGAACGTGTAGATGCCCACCGAGACCAGGCCGGGGATGCTGATCGGAACCAGGACCCGCCACAACGCCGTCCAGGACGATCCGCCGTCGACCTTCACGGCCTCGTCCAACTCACGCGGCAAGGTGTTGAAGTAGCCGGTGAGCATGATGATCGCATAGGGCAGGGTGAAGACCAGGTAGGTCAGGATCAGCCCGGCGTAGCTGTTGTAGAGGCCCAGGAAGACGATCAGACCGAAGTAGGGGATCAGCAGCGTGATCGGCGGGACGGCCTGGACGCTGACGATGATCATGTTCAGGATCTTCTTGAACGGGAACTCGTAGCGACTCAGCGCGAAGGCGGCCAGGATGCCGACCAGCAAGGTCAGCGCCGTCACCGAGAGCGAGACGAAGTAGCTGTTCAGGAAGAAGCGCACCTTGGCCGGATCGGTGAAGATCGCGGTGTAGGCATCGAAGGTGAACGTGGACGGGATCAGATGCGGCGGGAACTGGAAGATGTCGGTGTTCGGCTTGAACGAGCTCGACAGCATCCACAGCACCGGCGCACCGGCGAAGATCGCGCCGAGCACCAGGGCGATCAAGAGCCCGGTGCGGGCCAGCATGCGGGTCTGTGCTTTGGTCATGATCAGTCCCTCGCCTTCTGGGCGCGGACGTAGAAGAACGCGAGCACCATCGAGATCACCAAGACGATGACGGCGGACGCGGACGCGGCCCCGAACTGGTACTTGGTGAAGGCCAGCTTGTAGGTGAAGGTGCTCAGCATCTCCGTGGTGCCGAGCGGACCGCCGCCGGTGGTCATCCAGATCAGCGCGAACTGCTGGGTGGTCCAGATGAAGTCCAGCAGGGCCATACTGATGATGATCGGCTTCAGCTGCGGCAAGGTGATTCGGGTGAAGCGCTGCCAGGCGCTGGCACCGTCCACCTGAGCGGCCTCGTAGTACTCACCGGGGATTCCCTGCAGGCCGGCCAGCAGGCTGGTCATGTAGAAGGGGTAGCCGGA
The nucleotide sequence above comes from Propionicimonas paludicola. Encoded proteins:
- a CDS encoding carbohydrate ABC transporter permease, whose translation is MTKAQTRMLARTGLLIALVLGAIFAGAPVLWMLSSSFKPNTDIFQFPPHLIPSTFTFDAYTAIFTDPAKVRFFLNSYFVSLSVTALTLLVGILAAFALSRYEFPFKKILNMIIVSVQAVPPITLLIPYFGLIVFLGLYNSYAGLILTYLVFTLPYAIIMLTGYFNTLPRELDEAVKVDGGSSWTALWRVLVPISIPGLVSVGIYTFMIAWNEYLFALTLTKTPEMRTVPIGIQLLMGQHSYEWNQMMSMSILGSIPIMLLFLFFQRYFIGGMTAGAVKN
- a CDS encoding ADP-dependent glucokinase/phosphofructokinase, coding for MTHELVLGLGGTVDFEIAWDAELLAELARQYRIVRADLDVTAPVQDERDLVCAILAFLDADSGGEKYISSSQLGIDFAERFDYLISLGGTCVRAALAIAKLGVPSLVHLVSIDDNVRRLLPPGIDYLSSATRDSLDPHLIVQFPAGARVALVDGEVRAEHPNRIIFVNDPPNRDLVLSPELPAALAGARAFLPSGFNVMRDPTLLADRIAFLQQAMTQLPAEAVVFYEDAGFHDNAMRELVSRDFRGRIDVHSLNEDELQSYLGRRVNLLDLDDVLAALGEFNRFAIAPTVVVHTKYWSLARGARAGEFTDALAGGIDLASTRYCYGDNFTVADLAAVRQLSVHAGGAQFCTQIQDWLGGSVRCVPGRVLDVPRPTTIGLGDTFVGGFLGTLVYGPLGTETASEEG
- a CDS encoding ketose-bisphosphate aldolase, with product MLTSGDGVLKVANEAGFAVPAFNISDYAMFQGIADLCEELQAPWIVAIHPDEYAHIGPDLIKAILARAYRSSVPMAVHLDHGGTYEQVLTSIQNGYTSVMIDASIKPFEENVEITKKVVAAAHAVGLSVEAELGTIGANDSYGESGASEVIYTKPEDAVRFVEQTGVDSLAIAIGTFHGLYPAGMKPELKLELLKEIKAVLPIPLVLHGGSNNPDDEIAIAAKTGINKINISSDIKVGYHAKMREVLGDDPKLREPLMIQPACIEAMNEVAAHKIRLFGADNKAHLYR